One stretch of Armatimonadota bacterium DNA includes these proteins:
- a CDS encoding DUF402 domain-containing protein has product MRRSPSTTDGCASGGSGIGVRVRGIYTTALTSLLLQNGFRIADPSPVIRQRFRLPEDPVLPEVRISDQGDRQGILVMGSPEAARAVVQALRRALPLVVVRRRSRLEGLICTVDFPAPVKAFLDQVRARHAPTLPGHHRLRTCDDGRLREAEALGGGADRAQALERALIWDRLVPGAPYRIHHRKPGARTLVLRGTVERVEPGRIVMRRTFRPGGTYDSLGAEKRVGDWGLVELEQGAWWTRRRYFREGGEEFGEIYNVNTPVEIYPEFAAYVDLEVDVVRFPDGRVEIVDTEELEVRVRQGVLPRALAHLALHEAQDIALRLAGSR; this is encoded by the coding sequence ATGCGGAGGTCTCCCTCGACCACCGACGGGTGCGCATCCGGGGGATCGGGTATCGGCGTTAGGGTCCGCGGCATCTACACCACCGCCCTCACGTCCCTGCTGCTGCAGAACGGCTTCCGCATCGCGGATCCTTCTCCCGTCATCCGGCAGCGGTTCCGCCTTCCCGAAGACCCCGTTTTGCCGGAGGTGCGCATCAGCGACCAAGGAGACCGCCAGGGGATCCTCGTGATGGGCTCCCCGGAGGCGGCCCGGGCGGTGGTGCAGGCCCTGCGCCGGGCGCTCCCGCTCGTGGTGGTCCGGAGGAGATCCCGACTTGAGGGATTGATCTGCACCGTGGACTTCCCCGCGCCCGTGAAGGCGTTCCTGGACCAGGTGCGGGCCCGTCACGCCCCGACCCTCCCCGGACACCACCGGTTGCGGACCTGCGACGATGGCCGGCTGCGGGAGGCGGAGGCCCTGGGTGGAGGCGCGGATCGGGCTCAAGCCCTGGAGCGCGCGCTGATCTGGGACCGCTTGGTCCCCGGCGCTCCGTACCGGATCCACCACCGCAAGCCCGGAGCCCGTACCCTGGTGCTGCGGGGCACCGTGGAGCGCGTGGAGCCGGGCAGGATAGTGATGCGCCGCACCTTCCGCCCCGGCGGCACCTACGACAGCTTGGGCGCGGAAAAACGCGTGGGGGACTGGGGACTCGTGGAGCTGGAGCAGGGCGCGTGGTGGACGCGGCGCCGGTATTTCCGGGAGGGGGGAGAGGAGTTCGGCGAGATCTACAACGTGAACACGCCCGTGGAGATCTACCCGGAGTTCGCCGCCTACGTGGACCTGGAGGTGGACGTGGTCCGGTTCCCCGACGGACGGGTGGAGATCGTGGACACGGAGGAACTGGAAGTCCGGGTTCGCCAGGGGGTACTTCCCCGGGCCCTGGCCCACCTCGCCCTCCACGAAGCTCAGGACATCGCCCTCCGGCTCGCGGGGAGTCGCTAG
- a CDS encoding type II CAAX endopeptidase family protein, whose protein sequence is MEGVFRLGFVALLAAGAAAGAVWVYRDGRRRGMGTAALAWALATAALFPALFPIYALRVRPRRAEERTWDLLEVFGIACLVIVALPLLVSLTGGLALDFPSLAGAVVVQSAVFLGGCAYVARVRYDLPLRALGYEVARWPAQLRTGLLLAAAVIPAVHYVVQPASIYLLGLLIGHDQARWLAEQEEAANPILQALPPLSDPGRVVGFALLVAVLVPVAEETFFRGFVYPPLRRHYGARSAALLSAAFFAAVHLQVVNFLPILLLGWTLAEVYERTGSLLPSVVIHAANNLVALVSAYAGR, encoded by the coding sequence ATGGAGGGGGTTTTCCGGCTGGGCTTCGTGGCCCTCCTCGCGGCGGGAGCGGCCGCGGGGGCGGTGTGGGTGTACCGGGACGGACGGCGGCGGGGCATGGGAACCGCTGCCCTTGCCTGGGCCCTGGCCACGGCCGCACTTTTCCCTGCCCTCTTCCCGATCTACGCCCTCCGCGTCCGGCCCCGCCGCGCGGAGGAGCGGACCTGGGACCTGCTGGAGGTGTTCGGGATCGCCTGCCTCGTGATTGTGGCGCTGCCGCTCCTGGTGAGCCTTACCGGAGGCCTTGCGCTCGACTTCCCGTCCCTGGCGGGGGCGGTGGTGGTGCAGAGCGCGGTGTTCCTCGGTGGCTGCGCGTACGTGGCCCGTGTCCGCTACGATCTTCCCCTCCGGGCCCTGGGGTACGAGGTGGCCCGCTGGCCCGCCCAGCTCCGCACGGGCCTCCTCCTGGCGGCGGCGGTGATCCCCGCGGTGCACTACGTGGTGCAGCCCGCGTCCATATACCTCCTGGGACTTCTCATCGGGCACGACCAAGCGCGGTGGCTCGCGGAGCAGGAGGAGGCCGCCAATCCCATCCTCCAGGCCCTGCCCCCCCTCTCGGATCCCGGCCGGGTGGTGGGGTTCGCGCTCCTGGTGGCGGTCCTGGTGCCCGTGGCGGAGGAGACCTTCTTCCGGGGGTTCGTGTACCCTCCCTTGCGGCGGCACTACGGGGCGCGATCCGCGGCCCTGCTCTCCGCCGCCTTCTTCGCCGCCGTGCACCTTCAGGTGGTGAACTTCCTCCCCATCCTGCTGCTCGGGTGGACCCTAGCGGAGGTGTATGAACGGACGGGCTCCCTCCTCCCGTCCGTGGTGATCCACGCGGCCAACAACCTGGTGGCCCTGGTCTCCGCGTACGCGGGACGGTAG
- the dnaX gene encoding DNA polymerase III subunit gamma/tau, translating into MGQVNGHLTLYRKWRPGTFEEVVGQERVTRTLQNAIAQGRIVHAYLFSGHRGTGKTTTARILAKALNCVQGPTPHPCGECVQCRTITEGTSLDVIELDAASNRGIDEIREIREKVRLLPAQGRYKVYILDEAHMLTDQAENALLKTLEEPPPHAVFVLVTTEPHRLPATILSRCQRFEFRRVPPPLIVQRLRMLAEREGIRIEEAALHLIARSADGAVRDAEAILDQLMAFAGGRITEEDVVRLLGTLEEDLVDRVVAALQAQDVSAALRIAAEVAESGRDVRQVLRRLLEHFRDLLVVRVAPDARTLVEAGEERYRTMREQAAGFPEEELLRAITVLSAAEAEARWTTQPRLSLELALLRLVRPEVDPGLEGLRARVARLERILQADSGKTAPGKPLPAPAPDPKPGSPPEPPLREEGGVSLDRVVSRWEEILERIRRRRAYTYALLSDARPVALEGNGLVVEVATGGSFAATTLGDPRHRSLVEEVVQQVLGVALRVRFIASPREDSPPPPEQDPLVRQATHLLGPLVEFRPFGPPSPAEEGSRVEHEQGGQAGTKGPAGDRPDSGGARPRAGGGE; encoded by the coding sequence ATGGGACAGGTCAACGGACACCTCACCCTGTACCGGAAGTGGCGTCCCGGGACGTTCGAGGAGGTGGTGGGGCAGGAGCGGGTGACCCGCACCCTCCAGAACGCCATCGCGCAGGGCCGCATCGTCCACGCGTACCTCTTCAGCGGCCACCGGGGAACGGGCAAGACCACCACGGCCCGGATCCTGGCCAAGGCGCTGAACTGTGTGCAGGGGCCCACGCCGCACCCGTGCGGGGAGTGTGTCCAGTGCCGCACCATCACGGAGGGAACTTCCCTGGACGTCATCGAGCTGGACGCCGCGAGCAACCGCGGGATCGACGAGATCCGGGAGATCCGGGAAAAGGTGCGGTTGCTGCCCGCTCAGGGTCGCTACAAGGTGTACATCCTCGACGAGGCCCACATGCTCACGGACCAGGCGGAGAACGCGCTGCTGAAGACCCTGGAAGAGCCTCCACCGCACGCGGTGTTCGTGCTGGTGACCACGGAGCCACATCGGCTCCCCGCCACCATCCTCTCCCGGTGCCAGCGGTTCGAGTTCCGGCGGGTGCCTCCCCCCCTCATCGTGCAGCGTCTCCGCATGCTGGCGGAACGGGAGGGGATCCGGATCGAGGAGGCCGCGCTGCACCTGATCGCCCGCAGCGCGGACGGTGCCGTGCGGGACGCGGAGGCGATCCTGGATCAGCTCATGGCCTTCGCCGGCGGACGCATCACGGAAGAGGACGTGGTGCGGCTCCTCGGAACCCTCGAGGAGGACCTGGTGGACCGGGTGGTGGCGGCGCTGCAGGCCCAGGACGTCTCCGCCGCGCTGCGCATCGCCGCGGAGGTGGCGGAAAGCGGTCGGGACGTGCGGCAGGTACTGCGGCGGCTTCTGGAGCACTTCCGGGATCTCCTGGTGGTGCGGGTGGCCCCGGACGCGAGGACCTTGGTGGAGGCAGGGGAAGAGCGGTACCGGACGATGCGGGAACAGGCCGCGGGCTTTCCCGAAGAAGAGCTCCTTCGGGCCATCACCGTGCTCTCCGCGGCGGAGGCCGAAGCCCGCTGGACCACCCAGCCCCGCCTGAGTCTGGAACTCGCCCTGCTGCGCCTCGTCCGGCCGGAGGTGGATCCCGGACTCGAGGGCCTGCGGGCCCGGGTGGCACGACTGGAGCGGATTCTGCAGGCAGACTCCGGGAAGACGGCGCCGGGAAAGCCCCTGCCCGCACCGGCACCGGACCCCAAACCCGGCAGCCCCCCGGAGCCTCCTCTCCGGGAGGAGGGGGGAGTCTCGCTCGATCGGGTGGTCAGCCGGTGGGAGGAGATCCTGGAGAGGATCCGGCGACGCCGAGCCTACACGTACGCCCTCCTGAGCGATGCGCGGCCCGTGGCCCTGGAAGGGAACGGCCTCGTGGTGGAGGTTGCCACGGGTGGATCCTTCGCAGCCACCACGTTGGGGGATCCGCGGCACCGTTCCCTCGTGGAGGAGGTCGTCCAACAGGTCCTGGGCGTGGCCCTGCGGGTGCGGTTTATCGCCTCTCCGAGGGAGGATTCGCCGCCTCCGCCAGAACAGGACCCTCTGGTCCGGCAGGCCACGCACCTGCTCGGCCCGCTCGTGGAATTCCGGCCCTTCGGCCCCCCGAGTCCCGCGGAGGAGGGATCCCGTGTGGAACATGAGCAAGGTGGTCAAGCAGGTACAAAGGGTCCAGCAGGAGATCGCCCGGATTCAGGAGGAGCTCGCCCGCGAGCGGGTGGAGGGGAGTAG
- the rtcA gene encoding RNA 3'-terminal phosphate cyclase, which produces MVEVDGAQRSGSGTIVRTAAALAVLLGQDLRVTNVRARREEPGLRPQHLRALEAVAELCAARLDGARVGSREFTLHAARRPEGGRYHWDIGSAGSTTLLALTVLPVAAFASEPSVFRIEGGLFQDFAPSAFHLQHVVLPTLRRMGLRAEVEILRPGYVPKGGGILEVRVEPVEGALRPLRLLEQGQVTRVWGIALSSHLQQRRVSERMAERCAAKLRRAGLWPEIEVIYDRTALQPGAALAVFAETSTGCRLGADRAGVSGRPSEAIADEVARMLLLDLRSGATVDRHLADQLVVYAALAEGTTEFVVPEVTDHVTTNLWLAQEIAHAEVSLDHRRVRIRGIGYRR; this is translated from the coding sequence ATGGTGGAGGTGGACGGGGCCCAGCGAAGCGGGAGCGGGACCATCGTGCGCACCGCCGCGGCGCTCGCGGTCCTGCTGGGACAGGACCTGCGCGTGACCAACGTCCGGGCCCGGCGGGAAGAGCCGGGCCTGCGCCCCCAACATCTGCGGGCCCTGGAGGCGGTGGCGGAGCTGTGCGCGGCACGGCTCGATGGGGCCCGGGTGGGCTCCCGGGAGTTCACCCTCCACGCGGCGCGGCGTCCGGAGGGTGGCCGCTACCACTGGGACATCGGGAGCGCGGGCTCCACCACCCTGCTGGCCCTGACGGTGCTCCCCGTCGCCGCGTTCGCCTCAGAACCCAGCGTATTCCGCATCGAAGGGGGGCTCTTTCAGGACTTCGCGCCCTCCGCCTTCCACCTGCAGCACGTGGTGCTCCCCACCCTCCGGCGCATGGGCCTCCGGGCAGAAGTGGAGATCCTCCGGCCCGGGTACGTGCCGAAAGGGGGAGGGATCCTCGAGGTGCGGGTGGAGCCGGTGGAAGGGGCCTTGCGCCCCCTGCGGCTCCTGGAGCAGGGGCAGGTCACCCGGGTCTGGGGGATCGCCCTCTCCTCCCACCTCCAGCAGCGGCGGGTGAGCGAGCGGATGGCGGAGCGGTGCGCGGCGAAGCTCAGGAGAGCGGGCCTGTGGCCGGAGATCGAGGTGATCTACGACCGCACGGCCCTCCAGCCGGGAGCCGCGCTCGCGGTCTTTGCGGAGACCAGCACGGGATGCCGCCTGGGCGCGGACCGTGCGGGGGTGAGCGGACGGCCCTCGGAGGCCATCGCGGACGAGGTGGCCCGGATGTTGCTTCTGGACCTGCGGAGCGGTGCGACCGTGGACCGCCACCTCGCGGACCAGCTGGTGGTGTACGCGGCCCTCGCGGAGGGGACCACGGAGTTCGTCGTGCCGGAGGTCACCGACCACGTGACCACCAACCTGTGGCTGGCGCAGGAGATCGCGCATGCGGAGGTCTCCCTCGACCACCGACGGGTGCGCATCCGGGGGATCGGGTATCGGCGTTAG
- a CDS encoding YbaB/EbfC family nucleoid-associated protein, which produces MSKVVKQVQRVQQEIARIQEELARERVEGSSGGGAVRAVVTGQGELVELRIAPEAVDPADLSLLEDLVVAAVNEALRRARELAASRLQAATGGLQLPGLFG; this is translated from the coding sequence ATGAGCAAGGTGGTCAAGCAGGTACAAAGGGTCCAGCAGGAGATCGCCCGGATTCAGGAGGAGCTCGCCCGCGAGCGGGTGGAGGGGAGTAGCGGTGGAGGGGCGGTGCGGGCCGTGGTCACGGGGCAGGGAGAGCTCGTGGAGCTCCGCATCGCCCCGGAGGCCGTGGATCCCGCGGACCTCTCTCTGTTGGAGGACTTGGTGGTGGCCGCGGTGAACGAGGCCCTGCGCCGGGCCAGGGAGTTGGCGGCGTCCCGGCTGCAGGCCGCCACGGGCGGGCTGCAGCTCCCCGGGCTTTTCGGGTAG